Below is a genomic region from Caldilineales bacterium.
AAGCCAAGCCCGGAGGCGGCGGCGCGAATGAACAGCAGCGGCAGGGTCACGACCAACACGGTCGGGTCGCGACGCAACACGCCGATCAGGAATGGGATCGTCGTCGTCAAGAAGGCCAGGGTGATGGCAAGGCAGATCCACCCCAGCGGCCGCCACAGCAGCCATGCTGCCAGAGCCAGCCACATCGCCGCCGTCAGGGCAATCTGCAGTTTCAGGCTCTGCGTGGTATGGGCGTCGGCAACGGCATAGCCGGGGTGCTGCCGGGTCAGAAACGCCTTCCAAAAGCCAATGCGGAACTTGCGGCGGGCATAGGCCAGAAACGAATCGACATGGCGGTGATAGACAGCCGCCTCCTGGTTGAACCTGAAAACATGCCCGGCCTCGGCCAGCCGATACGAAAGCTCGTGATCCTCACCTGCTGCGCCCAGGAAACGCGTGTCGAAACCGCCCGCCGCCAGGAAGACCTCGCGGCGATAGGCGCAGTAGGAGGTGTCGAGGGCATTGATCGTGTGATGCGCCTGCTCGTAATGAGTGATGCGCTGGTAGCGTTCCTCATATTCCAATTGCACAAAACGCGCCACCAACCCCTTCTGCTGGCTGCGATACACCCCACGGGCGCCGCTGACCACGGGCGCGGCGAACGATTCGAGCATTCGCTCCAAGAACTCAGGCACTGGTTCGCAGTCGGCGTCGGTGAAGACGATGATGGGTGCATAGGCAATGGCGGCGCCGGCGTTGCGCGCCGCCGCCGGCCCGCTGTGTTTCAAACGCAACACCCTGACCCCAGCCGCCTCGGCCACGGCAGCCGTCTCGTCGCTGCTGCCATCATCGACGACGATGACCTCGAATTCGTCGCCGGGCAGGGTCTGGTGTTGGAGGGCCGCCAGACAACGAGGCAGATCAGCGGCAGCCTGGTAGGCGGAGATGACAACGCTGGCCCGGAGGCGCAGGGAGGGTACGGTCGTGGTCATAGGGGGACTGGCCTCAGCGAGGCCCCCGGCCCGGTGGGGTGATGTCACCCTCGAAGGGCCGAATGCTTTAGGAATGGGAGAGTGGAAAAAGGCGGGGTGGTTCGATGCCGCTTTCGAGGGCGACCGAGCCACCCCGGGCGCTTGTTTGCCGGTAGATCGCGGCCAGGCGTTCGACCATCTTCTGGACGGTGAAGACCTGCAGCACGCCCTCGCGGCCGGCCCGGCCCATCTGCTCTGCCAGAAGGGGGTTGGCAATCAGGTGCAGCACCCGTTGGGCCAACGCTTCGACATGGTGCGGAGGCACCAGATAGCCCTGGACGCCATCGCACATCACTTCGGGGATACTGCCCGTCGCCGTCGCCACGATCGGTTTGCCCAGCGACATGGCTTCGATCAGGACGATGCCAAAGGATTCGTAGCGTGAAGGCAGCACGACGACGTCGCTGGCCGCCATCAACGAGGCCACATCATGCTGATAGCCCAGAAAACGGACGGCGCCGTCGATGCCCTGCTGCCGGGCCTGCGCTTGCAGGCTTGCTGCCAACGAGCCTTCGCCCACGATCCAGAAATGCAGGTCGGGGCGCGAGGCCAACATGATCCGGGCCGCCTGCAACAGATCGCTGTGGCCTTTGATCGGTTCGAGCCGGCCAAAAACCGACACGACCGGCTGTTCTTCGCCCACATTCAAGCGGCCGCGCAGCCGTGTGCGCTCGGTGGCGGCCGAGGCGGCAAAGGCGGCGGCATCGATGCCATGATAGATGGTGTGGATTTTCTGGTGGGGGACGTAGTGCGCCAGACGCTGGGCCTGGCTGTACGATGGCGCGATGACGGCGCCGGCGTGAGGTAGCGCCATGCGATCGGCGACAGCAAACAGCCGCAATCGCCAGTCATCGTCGGTGGCCAGATGGTGGTCGGTGGCGATCCACGGCCGCCCGACCGACCGCGCTGCCAGCCAGCCGAAGAGGTCGCTCTTGAATTCGTGGGTGTGCAGCAGGTCGCAGTGCGCCAGACGCCGGCGTAGAAGCATCAGGGTGGCAGGCAGGTCGCGAGGCCGGGCGGGCGCTTCGATGACGCGGCAGCCGGCAGCGCGCGCCTGGACGGCCAAGGGGTGGGGTTCGGCATCCAGCCCCCAACGCCGCAGCAAGATGATCTCCATCTCGATGCCCAGGCCGGGCAGGTGCTGCGCCAGTTGCAGGATCTGGCGTTCGGGGCCCCAAACGCGATCACCCTGCCGACAATGCAGGACGCGAAGACGTGTCATGAAGTGAACAAACGGGGTTCAGATAGGGGCCGTAACATCGGCATTCTCGAAACCGGCGCTGGCCCGCCGCCCGGCTGCCGTCTCGGCCTGCCCCCTGACCGCCCAGCGCAAGAGGTCGGCGTGGAAGCGACGCTGGGCGGCGGGCTGGCGTTCGCGGCCCAACAGCCCCAAGAGGCTGAAGGCCATCCACTTGCCAACGGCGACGACCGCCATTCCCAGCCGGTGTCGGTGGGCTGCGCCCGCCCCCAGCCAGCGTCGAAAGTAGCGTTGGGCGCCTTCGACCGCCAACAGAGCCGAACGCTGGGCGGCGAGGCGGCTGCTCTCACCGCCGATGTGCTCGATCAGGGCCTCGCCAACGAGGACAGTCTCGAAGCCAGCCACCTGGATGCGGCGGCTCAGGTCGACATCCTCGCCGTACATGGGAAAGGCAGGGTCCAAACGGCGAAGACCGGGCGGCAACGACTGGTTGAGAAGCAGGCAGGCGCCGGAGAGCAGGGGGACGGCGGTGATCTGCCGGCGGTCGAATTCAGGACGCAGGTTGGCGGCCACCAGGCGATGGTGCGGAAAACGCCGGGTCAGGCCCGACCAGTCGAGCATCTCGGACAAGGGGGTGGGATAGAGGCGGGCGGTGCGGAGGTCATCGCGCCCGTGTGCGTCGAGGATGCGGGGGCCGAGCAGCCCGGCGGCGGGGTGAGCGTCGGCGTAGGCGATCAGATGGGCCAGGCTGCCGGGGCGGGGGAGTGTGTCGGGGTTGAGGAGCAGCAGGTGGCGGCCGCGAGCGGCAGACAGCCCTTGATTGGCGGCGGCCGTGTACAGCCGGTTGGAGGGGTTGACGATGAGCTGCAGGCGCTGTTGCCCCAGCATCGCCACAGTGCCATCGTCCGAGGCGTTGTCGATGACGATGGTCTCCCATGACCAGGCCGGGGTGATGGCTGCAGGTAAGGCAGCCAGACAGCGTTCGAGCCGGGCGCTGACGTTCCAACTGACGATGATCACGCTCAGATCAGGCGCTGTCATGGCGTCATCCCCTGCAACAAGCCACGTGGACGAAGGTGTTGTCGCAGCCAGGCGCTTTCTTCGGGACGTAAAAGGATCATCAAACCAGCAGCATAACACAGGGCGTAGATGCAGCCCAAGATGGCAACCTGGGTCAACGTGGGCTGCGACAGACGCGCACCCAGCCAGGAAAGACCCAGGGCCAAGAGGATGATCCAGGCGAGGACGCCCGGTGACAGCGCCGCCAGCATGGCCCGCAGATCGAGCCGGCTGGCGCGACCGAACACGACCAGGGTGAGCATGCCGCTGCTGCCGACGGCCAGGCTGTTGGCGGCGATCAGACCGGAGAAACCGTAGCGCGGGATGAGGAGGAGGACCAGGATCAGGTTCATGGCCATGTTGTAGACGGCCAGCAGCCAGGCCAACGCCGGCCGGCCGGTGGCCTGCAGCGCCACCGAAGCGCCTGCCGCCAGACTGACAATCGTCCAGGCCAGGGTCAGCCATTGCAACGCCTGCGCCGGCTGCGGCAGCGGCTGTCCGAACCAGGCGCCGATGAAGGGGGTGGCCAGGGCGATGATGGCGGCTCCCAGGGGGGCGACGATCAGTGTCGACAACCGCAGCGAACGCACGAACAGGCGGCGCACAGACTCGGAGCCGCCCTCAGACTGAGCGGCGGCAAAGGCCGGGTAGAGAGCCTGCGCCACGGCCAGGGCCAGGATGAAGAGCTGGCCGGCGACGACCGCCGCCAATTCGTAGTAGGCGACGCTGGTCATGCCGGTCCAACGGGCCAGGGCGACCTTGTTGGTGGCGGTGTAGGCCAGGGCGATGAGACTGGTGGCAAAGACGAAACGGCCAAAACGCCAGTCCTGGGCCAACAGGCGCTGCCGGCTGAGCCGCGGCGAGGCCCGCAAGCCGGGCTGGACGCGGCGACTGGCCAACCAGAGGGCCAACACCTGCAGAAGACTGGCCGCCACATGGGCCACGGCCACGCCCACCAACCCTCGCCCGGCGCTGACAGCCAGCAACGCCACCGCCGCAAAGGTGAAACGGTTGAGAACCGTGGCCAGGCTGGTGTAGGCCATCCTTTGAGCGCCTTCGAGGACGGCGGTCAGAATCAGGGTGCAGAGCATGGGGGCGAAGCTCAGGGCCATCAGCCGCAAGACGGCGGCGCCCAGTGGGATCAGCGCCGCCGGCGCCCCCAACAGCCGGGCCAGGTGTGGCGACGCCAGCCAGACAAGCCCCGTCAGCAGCGTCGCCACCCCCAGCAGCGGCCAGAAATCGCTGTTGAAATGCGCCGCCAGATGCGACCATTGGCCCTGGAGCCGGCTCTGGGCCGCCCGCCGCACCAGCGCCCGCCCCAGGCCGAGATCGAGCATCTGCGACAAGGCGATGACAACGCCGAAGAGCGCCCAAACCCCGAACAACTCGCTCCCCAACCCGCGCAACAGCAGGGGGGTGAGGGCCAGAGCGATGACCGATGTCAGAGCCATGCCCGCCACATTGAAGCCTGTATTGGTGAGGATGGTGCGGGCGCGGGTGGTCATGGCCGACTGCATCTGAAACGAGAAGTCCGAAATCACCTAGAGCGCCCCCGGCTTGTCGGCGTCAAAGATGGGGAGCGGCGGCGGAGCAAAGATGCGCTCGGCGACGAAAAGCCCGGCCACGTCCTCGATCTGGGGCAGATAGTAGTCGGCCTCGCCCTGGTCGGGCGCGCCCACCAGGGCGGTGCGCATGCCCAGCTGCCGGGCTGGGGGCAGGTTGGCGGCGCTATCCTCGATGAACAGACAGCGATGGGCGGGCGTCTCCAGCAGGGCCAGACAGCGCTCATAGGCCAGGGGATGGGGCTTGGAGATGTAGCCGGTGTCGTTCATCCCCACCAGCCGGTCGAACATGGGCAGGATGCCGAGGGCCGAGAGGACATTGCGGGCGTGGGCGGCGGTGGCGTTGGTGAAGACGGCCTTGCGTTGGGGCAGACCGGCCAGGGTCTCGGCCAGGGCCGGGTTGGGTTGCAGATAACGCCGGGCATCGAAATCATGGACGAAGGCCAGATAGGGTTCGGGGTCGATGTTGTGCTCGGCCATCAGGCCCATGATCGTCGTGCCGTAGGTGCGCCAGTAGCGTTTCTGCACGACCTGGGCTTCGTCGGGCGGCAGATTCAGCGTCTGGCAGACATAGCTGAGAATGCGACGGTCGATTTCGCTCCACAGCGCCAGCCCGCGCGGGTACAGGGTGTTGTCCAGGTCGAAAAGAATGAGGTCGATGTCGGCGTGGGTCAGGGGTGGGCGCATGGGCACATTATCGCCCGTTGGCGCAGTCGGCCCAAATCGGCGCCATCTTGCAGTTCAAGCCTCCTCCTGGGCGAATTGTCAACCACCGCCGTCATCCCCTACAATCGTCTCGTCCCCGCACGTTTCCCCCCCTGCACTTTCCCCTTCGCCATGCCCGAACTGCCCGAAGTCCAGACCGTCCTCGACGCCATTGCCCCCCTGGTCAGCGATCAGACCATTGTCGACGTGATCATTGGTTGGGAAGGGGTCATCGGCGGGCCGCCGCTGCCGGTCTTCCGCCACGAACTGGTGGGACGCAGCGTGGTCGGCGTCGAACGACGCGGCAAGTATATGCTCTTCCGGCTGGACGATGGTCGCTGGCTGGTGATGCACCTGCGCATGACCGGACAAATGCGCGTCGTCCCGGCCTCGGACCCGCGCCATAAGCACGATCATCTCAGTTTTCGGCTGCAAGATGGCCGCGAATGGCGTTTCAATGATACGCGCAAGTTTGGCCGCGCCTGGCTGGTGGCCGAGCCGGCCGAGGTGACGCACAAGTTGGGGCCAGAGCCGCTGGGCGATGACTTCTCGGCCGACTACCTGGCCCTGGCCCTGGCCAGACGCCGGGCGCCGATCAAGTCGCTGCTGCTCGACCAGCGCCTGACGGCCGGGATCGGCAACATCTATGCCGACGAAGCCCTGTACAGGGCCGGCATCCACCCTCTGCGGCCGGGCGGCAGCCTGAGCGAGCAGGAGCTGGCCCGGTTGGTTGGGGCGGTCAAGGCCGTGCTGAAGCAGGCGCTGGCCGAACACGGCACGACCCTGCGCGATTACCGTCGCCCGGATGGCTCGATCGGGAGTTTTCAGAACAGCTTACAGGTCTTTCGGCGGGATGGCGAGCCATGCCCCGGCTGCGGCGCGCCCATCCGGCGCATCATCGTCGGCGGGCGCAGCACCCACTTCTGCCCAGAGGAGCAGCCAGAGCGATGAAGCCAACGTGGCCTGAACCGATGGCCGGGGCTGCCATCCTGGCCGGCCTCCTCCTGACCCTGATCCTGGCGGCCGGATGCAGCATCCCCCACCCGCCTTGCGACCTGCCGCAGGTGGTCTACCCGGCTGGTATGCGGCTGCACGGCGGCCCCCTGCGGCTGGGCGTCACCGATGCCAGCCGCAACTTCCCCTTCGATCTGCCCACGGCCCTGCGGCGGACGCAAGCCGAATTGGCCGTGATCGATGATGTGCGCTGGGGTCACATCGAGCCGGAGCCGCCCCAGGCAGGGCAGCACGCCTATCAGTGGGATGACGAGCGGGCGGCGCTGGACACGCGCGTGCGCACCTACCAACAGGCGGGCTTCGAGCTGATCATGGTGTTGCGGGCCTGGAACACCTGGGCCAGGGTTGCAGCTCCGGCCGGCGGGATGGCTGCCGCGGCCGCATCGACCCCGCCCCGCCCCGAAACCCTGGCTGATTACGCCGCCTGGGTGCAGGCGGTGGTCGAGCGTTACGACGCCGATGGCCAGGACGACTTTCCCGGCCTGGTGGATGTGGATGGCGACGGACATCCTGACCCCGTGCGGCTGTACCAGATCGAAGCCGAATCGGCCACCGGCGCCTGGTGGCAGGGGCAGGAGGCGGCGACTGCCACCGCCGACTACATCGCCCTCCTGCGCACGGCGGCGGCGGCAGTGCGGGCGGCCGACCCCACCGCCCGCATCCTCGCCGCCGGCGCGCCCGCCCTCGACCTGCTGGATGACTTCCCCGCCGCCGCCGAACTGGAAGACATCGTGACCAACATCAACCCCGAAGTCTGCGGCGGACTGTTGGCGCTGGCGCACGTCCTGGCCGCCGACGATGCCTACGACCTGGTGGCCATGCACAGCCTGGCCAACTACACCGGCCTGGCCGTGCTGGCCGATTGGACGGCCACCCTGGCCGGCAGGCCGGTCGAAGTCTGGATCACGGGCGCCGCCTCGGCCCCGGCCCTGACTGGCGACCCGCAGGAACTGCGCGTTCACCCGCTGTTCCCCACGACCGGCGAAGGGCTGTGGTCGAGCCTGGCAAACAACGCCGATCCTCAGCACCAGACGGTGGAAAGCTGGTATCGGGCCGAACAAGCGCGGCTGGGCTTCAAGAAATGGGTCTTTGCCGCCGCCAACGGCTTCGGCGCCCTGGCGCTTGGCCTGGAGCAAGACCGGCCGACGCTGGAGCCGGCCGGCCTGGGCCAGCGCGACCTGGCCTTCCAGGGGCTGCTAGAGAATGTCGGCGATGGCCCCCCCGGCTCGCGACCTGTCGTCCCGGCGCTGGCCCTGGCCCAGGCGCAGTTGGGCGGCTACACCGGCGTGCAACCGCTGGCAGGATTGGGCGCCGGCATCTATGCCTTTGCCTTCAGGGTCGAACGGCAAACAGTCTATGCCCTTTGGTACGACGACGGCATCGCCCAGGAACCGGGGGCGCCCGAACCCACCGCCGTCGTCCACCTGCCGGTGCGGGCGCCGCAACTGACAATGCTCACCATCCCCACCCGCCGCGACCAGAGCGGGCCACAGGTCGACATCCTCACGCCCGTCGATGGCAAGATCACGCTGGCGCTGACCGAAACGCCGGTGATCATCCGCGGCGAGTGGCAGGCCATCTTCCTCCCCCGCCTCCCATCCTAGCCCCCCACCACCGCCCGCCGCCCACCGCCCCCTGAC
It encodes:
- a CDS encoding glycosyltransferase, which produces MTTTVPSLRLRASVVISAYQAAADLPRCLAALQHQTLPGDEFEVIVVDDGSSDETAAVAEAAGVRVLRLKHSGPAAARNAGAAIAYAPIIVFTDADCEPVPEFLERMLESFAAPVVSGARGVYRSQQKGLVARFVQLEYEERYQRITHYEQAHHTINALDTSYCAYRREVFLAAGGFDTRFLGAAGEDHELSYRLAEAGHVFRFNQEAAVYHRHVDSFLAYARRKFRIGFWKAFLTRQHPGYAVADAHTTQSLKLQIALTAAMWLALAAWLLWRPLGWICLAITLAFLTTTIPFLIGVLRRDPTVLVVTLPLLFIRAAASGLGFAWGLLKARPQFGTRDMTLGAESS
- a CDS encoding glycosyltransferase family 4 protein; translation: MTRLRVLHCRQGDRVWGPERQILQLAQHLPGLGIEMEIILLRRWGLDAEPHPLAVQARAAGCRVIEAPARPRDLPATLMLLRRRLAHCDLLHTHEFKSDLFGWLAARSVGRPWIATDHHLATDDDWRLRLFAVADRMALPHAGAVIAPSYSQAQRLAHYVPHQKIHTIYHGIDAAAFAASAATERTRLRGRLNVGEEQPVVSVFGRLEPIKGHSDLLQAARIMLASRPDLHFWIVGEGSLAASLQAQARQQGIDGAVRFLGYQHDVASLMAASDVVVLPSRYESFGIVLIEAMSLGKPIVATATGSIPEVMCDGVQGYLVPPHHVEALAQRVLHLIANPLLAEQMGRAGREGVLQVFTVQKMVERLAAIYRQTSARGGSVALESGIEPPRLFPLSHS
- a CDS encoding glycosyltransferase family 2 protein — protein: MTAPDLSVIIVSWNVSARLERCLAALPAAITPAWSWETIVIDNASDDGTVAMLGQQRLQLIVNPSNRLYTAAANQGLSAARGRHLLLLNPDTLPRPGSLAHLIAYADAHPAAGLLGPRILDAHGRDDLRTARLYPTPLSEMLDWSGLTRRFPHHRLVAANLRPEFDRRQITAVPLLSGACLLLNQSLPPGLRRLDPAFPMYGEDVDLSRRIQVAGFETVLVGEALIEHIGGESSRLAAQRSALLAVEGAQRYFRRWLGAGAAHRHRLGMAVVAVGKWMAFSLLGLLGRERQPAAQRRFHADLLRWAVRGQAETAAGRRASAGFENADVTAPI
- a CDS encoding oligosaccharide flippase family protein codes for the protein MTTRARTILTNTGFNVAGMALTSVIALALTPLLLRGLGSELFGVWALFGVVIALSQMLDLGLGRALVRRAAQSRLQGQWSHLAAHFNSDFWPLLGVATLLTGLVWLASPHLARLLGAPAALIPLGAAVLRLMALSFAPMLCTLILTAVLEGAQRMAYTSLATVLNRFTFAAVALLAVSAGRGLVGVAVAHVAASLLQVLALWLASRRVQPGLRASPRLSRQRLLAQDWRFGRFVFATSLIALAYTATNKVALARWTGMTSVAYYELAAVVAGQLFILALAVAQALYPAFAAAQSEGGSESVRRLFVRSLRLSTLIVAPLGAAIIALATPFIGAWFGQPLPQPAQALQWLTLAWTIVSLAAGASVALQATGRPALAWLLAVYNMAMNLILVLLLIPRYGFSGLIAANSLAVGSSGMLTLVVFGRASRLDLRAMLAALSPGVLAWIILLALGLSWLGARLSQPTLTQVAILGCIYALCYAAGLMILLRPEESAWLRQHLRPRGLLQGMTP
- a CDS encoding pyrimidine 5'-nucleotidase, with amino-acid sequence MRPPLTHADIDLILFDLDNTLYPRGLALWSEIDRRILSYVCQTLNLPPDEAQVVQKRYWRTYGTTIMGLMAEHNIDPEPYLAFVHDFDARRYLQPNPALAETLAGLPQRKAVFTNATAAHARNVLSALGILPMFDRLVGMNDTGYISKPHPLAYERCLALLETPAHRCLFIEDSAANLPPARQLGMRTALVGAPDQGEADYYLPQIEDVAGLFVAERIFAPPPLPIFDADKPGAL
- the mutM gene encoding bifunctional DNA-formamidopyrimidine glycosylase/DNA-(apurinic or apyrimidinic site) lyase, which encodes MSTTAVIPYNRLVPARFPPCTFPFAMPELPEVQTVLDAIAPLVSDQTIVDVIIGWEGVIGGPPLPVFRHELVGRSVVGVERRGKYMLFRLDDGRWLVMHLRMTGQMRVVPASDPRHKHDHLSFRLQDGREWRFNDTRKFGRAWLVAEPAEVTHKLGPEPLGDDFSADYLALALARRRAPIKSLLLDQRLTAGIGNIYADEALYRAGIHPLRPGGSLSEQELARLVGAVKAVLKQALAEHGTTLRDYRRPDGSIGSFQNSLQVFRRDGEPCPGCGAPIRRIIVGGRSTHFCPEEQPER